A genomic window from Leptolyngbya sp. BL0902 includes:
- a CDS encoding DUF3134 domain-containing protein codes for MSNPNYNPSLRQVPRSAKAPILPSSGESSILAWLEGIGRLRTREPIENFPDEAESEEISDLMGGDDSFEDDDDDSDLALDDDD; via the coding sequence ATGTCCAACCCGAATTACAACCCATCTCTCCGGCAGGTGCCTCGCAGCGCTAAGGCTCCGATTCTGCCCTCCTCTGGCGAGTCATCGATTTTGGCTTGGCTAGAGGGCATTGGCCGCCTTCGCACTCGCGAACCCATCGAAAACTTCCCGGATGAGGCTGAGAGTGAAGAGATCTCAGATCTTATGGGTGGTGATGACAGCTTCGAGGATGACGACGACGACAGCGATCTGGCCCTCGATGATGACGACTAA